One part of the Proteiniborus ethanoligenes genome encodes these proteins:
- a CDS encoding TIGR03936 family radical SAM-associated protein, producing the protein MMIRARFTKTDNIKYISHLDLMRLFQRAFRRANIPIKYSEGFNPHPRFSLATALALGVSSDGEYMDVELDEKIDIENFVQGLNNVLPEGVKILKAVYIDEKSSIVSSIRWSSYIIGFTLIEAMNSERISQEINKLLDREEIILTKEKKKGKNITVKHHNVKDRIKELFLLSNEDDIIVIKTTLMTGSQGNLKPDEVVELLQQYTDIRIVKDSLKIHRLELFTENEGAMSLPI; encoded by the coding sequence ATGATGATAAGAGCTAGATTTACGAAAACAGATAATATTAAATATATTTCACATCTTGATTTGATGAGGCTTTTTCAAAGGGCTTTTAGAAGGGCTAATATTCCAATAAAATATAGTGAAGGCTTCAATCCTCATCCACGCTTTAGCCTTGCTACAGCATTAGCTCTAGGAGTATCCAGTGATGGAGAGTATATGGATGTGGAGCTAGATGAAAAAATAGACATAGAAAATTTTGTTCAAGGATTAAATAATGTATTACCTGAAGGTGTAAAAATACTAAAAGCAGTATATATAGATGAAAAGAGCTCCATTGTATCATCAATAAGATGGTCAAGTTATATTATAGGATTTACTCTTATTGAAGCAATGAATTCAGAAAGGATTAGTCAAGAAATAAATAAGCTTCTAGATAGAGAAGAAATTATCTTGACTAAAGAAAAAAAGAAAGGAAAAAATATCACAGTAAAGCATCACAATGTTAAGGATAGAATAAAAGAATTATTTCTTCTATCTAATGAAGATGATATAATTGTAATTAAGACAACTTTAATGACAGGTAGTCAAGGAAATTTAAAGCCAGATGAGGTTGTAGAGTTACTCCAGCAGTATACTGATATAAGGATAGTAAAGGATAGTTTAAAGATACACAGACTTGAATTATTTACAGAAAATGAAGGTGCTATGTCATTGCCTATATAA
- a CDS encoding M50 family metallopeptidase: MNIKIKNINIIINVFMLVIFILYFFYGYIVEVIIMFITVFIHELSHNAVAKLYGLEINEVELFPFGGVARHNNLRMMSPKEEMVICIIGPLCNLIIMLFFTLLKNLYLNSYIINYIIKVNKLMFLLNIAPVFPLDGGKVARSLLSLFIGYKSATNKLVYSTYFICTFIILYDILNGIIKLEITYLSIVAVFTIVAAKKEREMAAFVFISGIMRKKDEFKKTKISKVHFLVCLTSVNIKEAIEYILPSRYHIFILINNNGETIGTITEIQLIDGIYRYGYDITLEKLL; encoded by the coding sequence ATGAATATAAAAATAAAAAACATTAATATAATAATAAATGTATTTATGTTGGTTATATTCATTTTATATTTTTTTTATGGATATATTGTCGAGGTTATTATTATGTTTATAACCGTATTTATACATGAACTTTCTCACAATGCTGTAGCTAAGCTATATGGCCTAGAGATAAATGAAGTAGAACTATTTCCTTTTGGCGGAGTAGCAAGACATAATAATCTTAGAATGATGTCACCTAAAGAGGAAATGGTAATATGTATAATTGGTCCATTATGTAATCTTATTATAATGCTATTTTTTACTCTACTTAAAAACCTTTATTTGAATAGCTATATAATTAATTATATAATAAAAGTCAACAAGCTAATGTTCTTATTAAATATTGCACCTGTTTTCCCCTTGGATGGAGGGAAGGTTGCTAGAAGTCTATTATCATTATTTATTGGCTACAAATCTGCTACAAATAAACTTGTATATAGTACATATTTTATATGTACATTTATTATCCTCTATGATATATTAAATGGGATAATAAAACTAGAAATTACTTATTTAAGCATAGTAGCAGTGTTTACTATAGTTGCTGCCAAGAAGGAAAGGGAAATGGCAGCTTTTGTTTTCATTAGTGGAATAATGAGAAAAAAAGATGAATTTAAAAAAACAAAGATATCAAAAGTACATTTTCTAGTTTGCTTGACAAGTGTTAACATAAAAGAGGCAATAGAATATATTTTGCCAAGCAGATATCATATATTCATTTTAATAAATAATAACGGAGAGACTATAGGTACTATTACTGAAATTCAATTGATAGATGGTATATATAGATATGGATATGATATTACATTAGAAAAATTACTTTAA
- a CDS encoding TIGR03960 family B12-binding radical SAM protein — protein MKNNQQLENILVKVEKPARYIGNELNIIKKNVTEETVRFAFAFPDVYEVGMSHLGLHIMYNLLNNKEDIYCERVFAPWLDMEEEMRKNNILLYGLETKDPIKNFDFVGFTLQYEMSYTNIINMVDLAGIPIMSADRGKEHPFVIAGGPCAYNPEPLVGIIDFFVIGEGEEVTLEIIQLYKKWRQSGGDRKDYLEMISNIEGIYVPDFYNADYNEDGTIKAFFPIDDKYPSKIKKRIIKNLDEGFFPDKIIVPFIETVHDRVMLEIFRGCTRGCRFCQAGMIYRPVRERSVDVLVEYAKKLIESTGHEEISLSSLSTSDYSKIYKLVEILIKEYKDKKIGLSLPSLRLDSFPLEVIEEIQKVRKTGLTFAPEAGTQRLRDVINKGITEEDLFKSTEEAFNSGWSTVKLYFMLGLPTETLDDVLGIKNLAYDVKDIFFQRPKELRKGNLKITVSTACFVPKPFTPFQWYPQDSIEAFNEKIVLLKKNIKDNKITYNHHDSRLSYLEAVLARGDRRLSKVLVKAWEKGCKFDGWGDKFDFEKWMVAFEEAGIDPDFYATRERSYDEILPWDFIDIGVTKKYFINENEKAKKGILTQDCRNGCTGCGINTSFTGGVC, from the coding sequence ATGAAAAACAATCAACAATTAGAAAATATATTAGTTAAAGTGGAGAAGCCTGCTAGGTATATAGGGAATGAATTAAATATAATAAAGAAAAATGTAACTGAAGAAACAGTTAGATTTGCTTTTGCTTTTCCTGATGTTTATGAAGTGGGTATGTCTCATTTAGGGCTACATATTATGTATAATCTTTTGAATAACAAGGAAGATATATATTGTGAAAGAGTATTTGCCCCTTGGCTAGATATGGAAGAAGAAATGAGAAAGAACAACATCCTATTATATGGGTTAGAAACAAAAGATCCTATAAAAAACTTTGATTTTGTTGGTTTTACGCTTCAATATGAAATGAGCTATACAAATATTATTAACATGGTTGATTTAGCGGGTATACCTATTATGTCAGCTGATAGAGGTAAAGAGCATCCATTTGTTATTGCAGGTGGTCCTTGTGCATACAATCCAGAGCCTTTAGTAGGTATTATAGACTTTTTTGTAATAGGAGAAGGAGAAGAAGTTACACTGGAAATTATCCAATTATATAAAAAATGGAGACAAAGTGGTGGAGATAGAAAAGACTACTTAGAGATGATAAGTAATATTGAAGGGATATATGTCCCAGATTTTTACAATGCAGATTACAATGAAGATGGAACAATAAAAGCTTTTTTTCCAATTGATGATAAATATCCATCAAAAATAAAAAAGAGAATAATAAAAAATCTAGATGAAGGTTTTTTCCCAGACAAGATTATAGTTCCTTTTATTGAAACAGTTCATGATAGAGTAATGCTAGAAATATTCAGAGGCTGTACAAGGGGTTGTAGGTTTTGTCAGGCAGGTATGATTTATAGACCTGTAAGAGAACGAAGCGTTGATGTATTAGTTGAGTATGCTAAAAAACTAATAGAGTCTACAGGCCATGAGGAAATATCCTTATCTTCCTTGAGCACAAGCGATTATTCTAAAATATACAAGCTAGTAGAGATATTGATAAAAGAATACAAAGATAAAAAAATAGGACTATCTCTACCTTCCCTACGCTTAGATTCATTTCCACTAGAAGTCATAGAAGAGATTCAAAAGGTAAGAAAAACAGGATTAACCTTTGCACCGGAAGCTGGAACCCAAAGGCTTAGAGATGTAATAAATAAAGGCATTACAGAAGAAGATTTATTTAAATCCACAGAAGAAGCATTTAACTCTGGATGGTCAACAGTAAAGCTTTATTTTATGCTAGGACTGCCCACTGAGACCCTTGATGATGTTTTAGGAATAAAGAATTTAGCCTATGATGTAAAGGATATTTTCTTTCAGAGACCTAAAGAATTAAGAAAAGGGAATTTAAAAATAACTGTTAGTACAGCTTGCTTTGTTCCAAAGCCATTTACACCCTTCCAATGGTATCCTCAAGATAGCATTGAAGCATTTAATGAGAAAATAGTTTTACTTAAGAAAAATATCAAAGATAATAAAATAACTTATAATCATCATGATTCAAGATTAAGCTATTTAGAGGCTGTTTTAGCCAGAGGAGATAGAAGATTATCTAAGGTGCTAGTAAAAGCTTGGGAGAAAGGCTGCAAATTTGATGGTTGGGGAGATAAATTTGATTTTGAAAAATGGATGGTTGCCTTTGAAGAAGCAGGCATAGATCCTGATTTTTATGCTACAAGAGAGAGAAGCTATGATGAGATTTTGCCTTGGGATTTTATTGATATAGGAGTGACTAAAAAATATTTTATTAATGAAAATGAAAAAGCAAAAAAAGGCATTCTTACTCAAGATTGCAGAAATGGCTGCACAGGCTGTGGTATTAATACTAGTTTTACAGGTGGTGTTTGCTAA